A part of Entelurus aequoreus isolate RoL-2023_Sb linkage group LG03, RoL_Eaeq_v1.1, whole genome shotgun sequence genomic DNA contains:
- the LOC133645872 gene encoding centromere protein O-like, translating to MEAPKGVLSHLCTLEVRARSRNAQPTQRSRVKELWARVEALTAQRDLLRADLRTYKDIETRRRRLDDACAGGEEEEEEEGMDSEDAEKSQILHLMARVTQLTALLHAHQVIGGYDVVSTRQGKGACMTLATAFEGTYLDSFKLEMDLRPTLRVSRHNVPPFISLSQHGDSQADARGFLDALSTRLNAFAGRKQQLKLVKELHKSVQVMESNLLCSILVLMLTRTTPKTAVLCTMDYLDQQRCLPTSVRFHSQDEELPDCPEWKNNCSLLMETPLHRALTTMKDMGHIV from the exons ATGGAAGCGCCAAAAG GTGTTCTAAGTCACCTGTGCACGCTGGAGGTGCGGGCGAGGAGCCGGAATGCTCAACCCACGCAGCGGAGTCGAGTGAAGGAGCTTTGGGCCCGAGTGGAGGCGCTGACCGCCCAGAGAGACCTGCTGAGGGCCGACCTGCGGACATACAAG GACATAGAGACGCGCAGGAGGCGGCTGGACGATGCGTGtgcaggaggagaagaagaagaagaagaagaaggaatggACTCTGAGGATGCTGAGAAGTCCCAAATCCTGCATCTGATGGCCAGAGTGACGCAGCTGACGGCGCTCCTGCACGCTCATCAAGTGATCG GCGGCTACGACGTCGTCAGCACCCGCCAGGGCAAAGGCGCGTGCATGACGCTGGCCACGGCCTTCGAGGGCACGTACCTGGACTCCTTCAAGCTGGAGATGGACCTCAGGCCCACCCTGAGGGTCAGTCGCCACAACGTGCCCCCGTTCATCTCCCTGAGCCAGCACGGCGACTCGCAGGCCGACGCCAGGGGCTTCCTGGACGCGCTCAGCACGCGCCTCAACGCCTTCGCCGGACGCAAGCAGCAGCTGAAGCTTGTGAAG GAGCTCCACAAGTCCGTCCAGGTGATGGAGAGCAACCTGCTGTGTTCCATCCTGGTGCTGATGCTGACCCGGACCACCCCGAAGACCGCCGTGCTCTGCACCATGGACTACTTGGACCAGCAAAGATGTCTTCCCACCAGCGTCCGCTTCCACTCTCAAG ACGAGGAGCTCCCAGATTGTCCCGAGTGGAAAAACAACTGCAGCCTCCTGATGGAGACGCCGCTCCACCGAGCGTTGACCACCATGAAGGACATGGGTCACATTGTTTGA
- the LOC133645988 gene encoding ankyrin repeat domain-containing protein 66-like has protein sequence MSELHQAAAAADFEHVEELLREKKCNPNQKDIDWGNKTPLHWAAANGDVETARLLMDHGARPCLRTELGWTPAHFAAEAGSLAVLRLLHSVHAPLHKEDASGDRPLRFAEIYGHKECVLFLQKYDLWMFTLSCQAEAEGHAYRKSAAAKGMSVDDTDEEWEG, from the exons ATGTCGGAGCTGCACCAGGCAGCGGCCGCGGCGGACTTTGAGCACGTGGAGGAGCTTTTGAGAGAGAAGAAATGCAACCCCAACCAGAAGGACATAGACTGGGGCAACAAGACTCCTCTGCACTGGGCCGCAGCCAACG GAGACGTGGAAACAGCCAGGCTCCTCATGGACCACGGCGCTCGCCCCTGCCTGAGGACGGAGCTCGGGTGGACTCCGGCCCACTTTGCCGCGGAGGCCGGGTCGCTGGCGGTGCTGAGGCTGCTGCACTCCGTCCACGCGCCCCTGCACAAGGAGGACGCCAGCGGGGACAGGCCGCTGCGGTTTGCGGAAATATACGGACACAAGGAGTGCGTTCTCTTCCTTCAGAAGTACGACTTGTGGATGTTCACACTCAGCtgtca GGCCGAGGCGGAGGGTCACGCCTACCGCAAATCTGCAGCAGCCAAGGGAATGTCGGTGGACGACACTGACGAGGAGTGGGAAGGATGA